In Ruegeria sp. YS9, the genomic window ACGGCAACTCGGGTGTCAGCCTGACCTCTGCCGCCTTCGGCAGCGCATTCGGTTTCTTCCCGTATATCCTGGCGGTTGCGGTGATCCTGTTTGCCTTCTCGACTATGATCAGCTGGTCCTATTACGGCCTCAAGGCCTGGACCTATCTGTTCGGTGAGGGCCACACCAAGGAACTGGTGTTCAAGGTCATTTTCTGCATCTTCGTTGTCATCGGGGCGGCGGCCAATCTCGGCCCGGTCATCGACTTCTCGGATGCGGCGATCTTTGCGATGGCGGTTGTGAACGTCTTTGCGCTCTACTTCCTGATGAAAGTGGTGCGTCAGGAGCTGGCGTCCTACTCCGAGCGTCTGAAGAGCGGCGAAATCCGTAAATTCAGCCACTGAACCCTTCCACCGGGGCGATCAATATCGCCCCGGTGCCTGACCGGGCTGTAAAAAGCGCAGATTCTGGTCCAAACCCCCTTGTCAGCATAGGCGAACTTGCGTAAACGGCGCTTCTGATCGCGTGACCGGCCGAGATGGCATGCCGAGTCGCGTCTGAAACCGAACCCGAAAAAGGAGACGGAAATGCCTAAGATGAAGACCAAGTCGAGCGCCAAAAAGCGCTTTAAGGTGACTGCGACCGGTAAGGTCCTTGCTGGCCAGGCCGGCAAACGGCACGGCATGATCAAGCGGACCAAGAAATTCATCCGCGACGCCCGTGGCAACACCACCCTGTCCGCCCCCGACGCCAAGATCGTCAAGGGCTACATGCCCTACGACCGCTAAGAGGAGATTAAGACATGTCCCGCGTTAAAGGTGGAACCGTAACTCACGCCCGTCACAAGAAGGTCATCAAGGCCGCCAAAGGTTACTATGGCCGCCGCAAGAGCACCTTCAAGGTTGCCCGTCAGGCCGTCGACAAGGCCAACCAGTACGCAACCCGCGACCGCAAGAACCGCAAGCGCAACTTCCGCGCGCTGTGGATCCAGCGTATCAACGCTGCTGTGCGTTCGCATGACGAAGCACTGACATATTCCCGTTTCATCAACGGCCTGAACCTGGCTGGTATCGAAGTGGACCGCAAAGTTCTGGCCGACCTGGCCGTGCACGAACCGGAAGCGTTCGGCGCGATCGTCGCCAAAGCTCAGGCTGCTCTGACAGCCTGATCCTCTTTCGAGAGACAATGAAAGAAAGGCCGTCCCATTTTGGGGCGGCCTTTTTCTTGTGGCCAGCGGCGTAATCCGTGCGCTTGTTGGACCAGAATGATCCCGCCTTGTCGCATCGGCGTTTGCCCAACATTCTTCATGCATGCGCGGTTTGATCTAGATCATGCAGTTATTACTCCAAGATGATGTATATGATTTTTTGAATGTTTAGGGGAAAGGTGAAATCATGACACTAAACTGGAAAATTGGAGGTGTGCTGCTGGGGCTCGTGTTCTTCGGAGCCGTTCTTCTGGTCAAGCCAATCGGTGTTTCGACCCAATTCGTCATTCTCGACGGGATCATCGCGGATGCCGTCAATCCGGAATTCGTAACTCAGACGGATGACGGCTACAGTTCAACCAATGCCTACTTGGCGAAATCCAATGGAAAATACGCCAAACACGTATCCAATCCGTTGAACTACAGCTTTGTCTTCGTTCTGGCGATGGCTGTGGGGGCATTCTTGTCGGTCAAGGCCCGTGGCGGTCTGGAACCCGAAGAAAGCAAGCTGCCCAAGGTCTGGCGCGAAAACTATGGCGATACCCCTTGGGCCCGATACGCGGTCGCGCTTCTGGGCGGCTTCGTCGTTCTGTATGGGGCCAGGTTGGCCGGAGGGTGCACATCCGGTCACATGATGTCCGGCATGATGCAGATGGCACTGTCCGGATATATCTTTGCAGCTGGGGCATTTGCGGCGGCAATT contains:
- the rpmI gene encoding 50S ribosomal protein L35, producing MPKMKTKSSAKKRFKVTATGKVLAGQAGKRHGMIKRTKKFIRDARGNTTLSAPDAKIVKGYMPYDR
- the rplT gene encoding 50S ribosomal protein L20, giving the protein MSRVKGGTVTHARHKKVIKAAKGYYGRRKSTFKVARQAVDKANQYATRDRKNRKRNFRALWIQRINAAVRSHDEALTYSRFINGLNLAGIEVDRKVLADLAVHEPEAFGAIVAKAQAALTA
- a CDS encoding YeeE/YedE family protein, with translation MTLNWKIGGVLLGLVFFGAVLLVKPIGVSTQFVILDGIIADAVNPEFVTQTDDGYSSTNAYLAKSNGKYAKHVSNPLNYSFVFVLAMAVGAFLSVKARGGLEPEESKLPKVWRENYGDTPWARYAVALLGGFVVLYGARLAGGCTSGHMMSGMMQMALSGYIFAAGAFAAAIPTAMLVYRKG